In a single window of the Pelagibacterium sp. 26DY04 genome:
- a CDS encoding TRAP transporter permease, translating into MTSDSTARPEEDRGDLSAATQLVAEADLGGRKPDGRFARWLLVLVPLAWSLFQLWYASPLPYSFGFGVFNASEARAIHLAFALVLVFSAYPAFKSSPRHTIPIQDWILALLGAACALYLFVFQDALAARPGLPTTLDVAVGVAGVVVLLEAARRSLGLALPIVAMVFLAYAFFGPYMPDLFAHRGASIPRAATQYWLTTEGVFGVALGVSTSFVFLFVLFGSLLEKAGAGNYFIKVAFALLGHFRGGPAKAAVLGSGATGLISGSSVANVVTTGTFTIPLMKRVGYPPVKAGAIEVSASVNGQIMPPVMGAAAFLIAEYVGISYSQVVQHAIVPALLTYLSLFYVVDIEARKASLKGLPRESHRSPLMSAALFGMTAAGFVIFCWLVGVGLGWTRDVFGPASTWAAGLGALGIYVGSVAIRSRFPDLELDDPNDSNVVLPDTAKVAPTGIHYLMPVFILVWCLMVEELSPGLSAFYGTMALIFLVVTQKPLIALFRGAGDVVTRFREGFDDLFDGLVTGARNMIGIAIATAAAGIIVGTVSLTGVGLVLTEIVIAISAGNLIVMLLLTALICMILGLGMPTTANYVVVATLIAPVIVDVATLNGVAVALVAVHLYVFYFGLMADVTPPVGLASFAASAISRADPVRTGVQAFRYEMRTAILPLLFIFNHQLLLIGIDNWFQLAMVVLAALLGMLMFVSVTQQIFITRSRIWESAILLVAAAMLFQPGWFMDRIVPEYMPVDGSRVLELAEQVPEDEFLRIEVVGVDIITGAEETRVMRLPMGEPGSGAERLAAVGIQIAPVGDSVQVLGAAFGSQAESLGIEVGQTISRVFVRDPNSPANELTYIPALLLIGIVGALQWRRRDWDQPGMPKHRTQMA; encoded by the coding sequence ATGACCAGTGACAGCACCGCCCGGCCGGAAGAAGACCGGGGCGATCTTTCGGCCGCCACTCAATTGGTGGCCGAGGCCGATTTGGGCGGGCGCAAGCCGGACGGCCGCTTTGCCCGCTGGCTGCTCGTGCTCGTCCCCCTGGCGTGGAGCCTGTTTCAGCTCTGGTATGCTTCGCCGCTCCCCTATTCGTTCGGCTTCGGCGTCTTCAACGCCAGCGAGGCCCGGGCCATTCATCTCGCCTTCGCGCTGGTTCTGGTATTTTCTGCCTACCCTGCCTTCAAATCATCGCCACGCCATACGATCCCGATCCAGGACTGGATATTGGCGCTTCTTGGTGCCGCGTGCGCCCTCTACCTCTTTGTGTTTCAGGACGCCTTGGCGGCACGGCCAGGCCTACCGACCACTTTGGACGTGGCGGTGGGCGTCGCCGGCGTGGTCGTGCTGCTCGAGGCTGCGCGGCGTTCGCTCGGACTGGCGCTGCCGATCGTGGCCATGGTCTTTCTGGCCTATGCCTTTTTCGGGCCCTATATGCCCGACCTTTTCGCCCATCGGGGCGCCTCGATACCCCGCGCGGCCACGCAATACTGGCTGACGACTGAAGGCGTTTTCGGCGTCGCCCTGGGCGTTTCGACCTCGTTCGTGTTCCTTTTCGTGCTGTTCGGCTCGCTTTTGGAAAAAGCCGGCGCCGGCAACTATTTCATCAAGGTCGCCTTCGCGCTGCTGGGGCACTTCCGCGGCGGTCCGGCCAAGGCCGCGGTGCTGGGCTCGGGCGCAACCGGGCTGATTTCCGGGTCATCGGTGGCCAATGTCGTAACCACCGGGACATTCACCATTCCGCTTATGAAGCGGGTCGGCTACCCGCCTGTGAAAGCCGGCGCCATTGAGGTTTCGGCATCGGTCAATGGCCAGATCATGCCACCGGTCATGGGTGCGGCTGCGTTCCTGATTGCCGAATATGTCGGCATCTCCTACAGCCAGGTGGTGCAGCATGCCATCGTGCCGGCCCTTTTGACCTATCTCTCCCTGTTCTACGTGGTCGACATCGAGGCCCGGAAGGCTAGTCTCAAAGGCCTCCCACGCGAATCTCACCGCTCGCCCCTGATGAGCGCGGCCCTGTTCGGCATGACCGCGGCGGGTTTTGTGATCTTCTGCTGGCTCGTGGGCGTTGGGCTGGGCTGGACCCGTGACGTTTTCGGTCCCGCATCCACATGGGCGGCGGGTTTGGGAGCCCTCGGCATTTATGTCGGTTCGGTAGCAATCCGCTCGCGGTTTCCCGATTTAGAACTCGACGATCCCAACGACTCCAACGTCGTGCTGCCCGACACGGCCAAAGTCGCTCCGACGGGTATCCACTATCTGATGCCGGTGTTCATCCTCGTCTGGTGCCTAATGGTAGAGGAATTGTCTCCGGGCCTCTCGGCCTTCTACGGCACGATGGCCCTCATCTTCTTGGTCGTCACCCAAAAGCCGCTGATCGCACTGTTCCGTGGCGCCGGAGACGTGGTGACACGGTTCCGCGAGGGGTTCGACGACCTCTTTGATGGGCTCGTCACGGGCGCGCGCAACATGATCGGCATTGCCATCGCCACCGCGGCTGCCGGCATCATCGTCGGCACGGTGTCGCTCACAGGGGTGGGGCTCGTGCTGACCGAGATCGTCATCGCCATTTCGGCCGGCAACCTGATCGTGATGCTGCTGCTGACCGCACTGATCTGCATGATCCTGGGCCTGGGCATGCCCACCACGGCCAACTATGTCGTTGTCGCGACGCTGATCGCGCCGGTGATCGTCGACGTGGCCACGTTGAACGGGGTGGCGGTGGCGCTTGTCGCGGTGCATCTCTATGTCTTCTATTTCGGGCTCATGGCAGACGTGACTCCGCCTGTGGGGCTAGCCTCCTTCGCTGCCTCGGCGATCAGCCGCGCCGACCCGGTGCGCACCGGCGTGCAGGCTTTCCGCTACGAAATGCGCACGGCCATCCTGCCGCTCCTGTTCATCTTCAATCACCAATTGCTGCTGATCGGGATCGACAACTGGTTCCAACTGGCCATGGTGGTCCTGGCCGCGCTGCTGGGGATGCTGATGTTCGTCTCCGTGACCCAGCAGATCTTCATCACGCGCTCGCGCATCTGGGAATCGGCCATCCTGCTCGTTGCGGCGGCCATGCTGTTCCAGCCGGGCTGGTTCATGGACAGGATCGTCCCCGAATACATGCCCGTGGACGGCAGCCGGGTGCTCGAGCTTGCCGAGCAGGTGCCCGAGGACGAGTTCCTGCGGATCGAGGTGGTTGGGGTGGATATCATTACCGGTGCCGAAGAAACCCGCGTCATGCGGCTGCCGATGGGCGAACCCGGTTCGGGGGCCGAGCGGCTGGCCGCGGTCGGCATACAGATCGCCCCTGTCGGCGACAGCGTGCAGGTGCTGGGAGCCGCGTTCGGAAGCCAGGCCGAAAGTCTCGGCATCGAGGTAGGCCAGACGATCAGCCGCGTTTTCGTGAGGGATCCCAACAGTCCGGCGAACGAGCTGACCTATATTCCGGCGCTCCTGCTGATCGGGATAGTGGGTGCCCTGCAATGGCGCCGCCGCGATTGGGACCAGCCGGGGATGCCTAAACACCGGACGCAGATGGCCTGA
- a CDS encoding tyrosine-type recombinase/integrase, whose amino-acid sequence MRIKVKGVKRYRDRHGKVRLYHRKSGVAINPELSGAEIAAEVARLDKLHAPVEAKTGTLAGLLESYKKSPLFTDLADRTKADYHKCMDYLKPLSGTPLHLMDTAFMAKLRDKAVKAKRAGFTNHMMAMLSSAFRHGAEYGLVDKNPVAGLAKARIASDRKRENRPWSLSERDNVLAAAPAHLRLPLALARYLGMRRGDILKLPQSAYKGGFLSFRTSKTGKTMKLPVVGKLRAILDEAIEGAPQGDAVMLCLNSYGEGWSEAGFTASQRKFFAKCIERGLAEPGITLHGLRHSVATDLRGLGYSLDQIKDYVGHENWKMTEHYASNADANGVLIDMANMLQGGTKRERGLSNRPRKSV is encoded by the coding sequence ATGAGGATCAAGGTGAAGGGCGTCAAGCGCTATCGTGATCGTCACGGGAAGGTCCGGCTTTATCACCGCAAGAGCGGAGTGGCGATCAACCCCGAGTTATCTGGAGCCGAGATCGCGGCCGAAGTCGCTCGCCTCGATAAGCTTCACGCACCAGTCGAAGCGAAGACAGGAACCTTGGCCGGCCTACTCGAAAGCTACAAGAAGTCTCCGCTATTCACGGATCTAGCTGATAGAACGAAGGCCGACTACCACAAGTGCATGGACTACCTTAAGCCGCTGTCTGGCACGCCGCTTCACCTCATGGACACGGCGTTCATGGCAAAGCTCCGCGATAAGGCCGTGAAGGCCAAACGGGCGGGTTTCACTAACCACATGATGGCCATGCTTTCGAGCGCATTCCGGCATGGGGCGGAATATGGGTTAGTTGACAAGAACCCGGTCGCCGGTCTTGCCAAAGCGCGCATTGCATCCGACCGGAAGCGCGAAAACCGCCCATGGAGCCTGTCTGAGCGCGACAACGTTCTGGCCGCAGCGCCGGCGCATTTGCGTCTACCCTTGGCCTTGGCCCGATATCTCGGGATGCGCCGAGGCGACATTTTGAAATTGCCCCAGTCGGCCTATAAGGGCGGATTTCTATCGTTCCGCACCAGCAAGACCGGCAAGACAATGAAGCTGCCGGTTGTGGGGAAACTTCGCGCCATACTGGACGAGGCGATTGAAGGCGCACCGCAGGGCGATGCCGTCATGCTGTGCCTGAATTCATATGGGGAGGGCTGGTCTGAGGCAGGGTTCACCGCGTCTCAGCGAAAGTTCTTCGCCAAATGCATTGAGCGGGGATTGGCCGAGCCAGGAATAACGCTTCACGGTCTGCGCCATTCAGTGGCCACGGACCTTCGTGGGCTCGGGTATTCCTTGGACCAGATCAAGGATTATGTTGGCCATGAGAACTGGAAAATGACCGAGCACTATGCATCGAACGCGGATGCAAATGGGGTCTTGATCGACATGGCGAATATGCTACAAGGCGGCACCAAACGGGAACGCGGTTTGTCTAACCGCCCTCGCAAAAGTGTCTAA
- a CDS encoding helix-turn-helix domain-containing protein — protein MSLPLPARRLLTAQEAAQYLGLKSPNTLKAHVRIAPVKIGDSVRYDVRDLDRWVDARTQSRPITADDWLGKLDEDQGEGRQALS, from the coding sequence GTGAGCTTGCCCCTCCCCGCTCGCCGCCTTTTGACCGCGCAGGAAGCTGCGCAGTATCTTGGCCTTAAGTCACCCAATACCCTCAAGGCGCACGTTCGCATCGCCCCTGTGAAGATCGGGGATTCTGTGCGTTACGATGTACGCGACCTTGACCGATGGGTGGACGCAAGAACCCAATCCCGCCCCATCACGGCAGATGATTGGCTGGGGAAACTCGATGAGGATCAAGGTGAAGGGCGTCAAGCGCTATCGTGA
- a CDS encoding nuclease domain-containing protein, producing the protein MIRSRKILRHAKGQPCQLRLPGICNGNPETTVWCHLNGHGKGMGLKTHDVLGFFGCSNCHAAYDQGKGRAELIPSVLDAVCASWVVLIRDGIIFVPQDAENPSHERPVKPRKPRGERAPIQSRTEWPSGRKMQSRPFPKRAAQEQS; encoded by the coding sequence ATGATCCGATCCCGCAAAATCCTTCGCCACGCCAAGGGCCAACCCTGCCAGCTACGGTTGCCGGGCATCTGCAACGGCAATCCCGAAACCACCGTCTGGTGCCATCTCAACGGTCACGGCAAGGGCATGGGGCTCAAGACCCATGATGTTCTCGGCTTCTTCGGCTGCTCTAACTGCCATGCAGCCTATGACCAGGGCAAAGGCCGTGCCGAGCTCATTCCGTCCGTTCTGGACGCTGTGTGCGCGTCGTGGGTGGTGCTGATCCGCGACGGCATCATCTTCGTCCCACAGGACGCGGAGAATCCCTCCCACGAGCGCCCAGTGAAGCCACGCAAGCCCAGGGGGGAGCGGGCGCCGATCCAATCACGAACCGAATGGCCATCTGGCCGGAAGATGCAATCGCGCCCCTTTCCGAAGCGGGCGGCACAGGAGCAATCATGA
- a CDS encoding Rad52/Rad22 family DNA repair protein has protein sequence MSGVTIEQLRDLHRPFPAEAIHWRAQMVTKARQSDGYAALALAYLDARDVMDRLDQVCTPANWQSEHFDAGNGRMGCRIGILINDAWVWKSDGAGDTDIEAEKGAFSGALKRAAVSWGIGRYLYDLGNVWVPCDAYEQGGKPKFKKFVADPWAHVKNAAAFLPKPKAADAKSHLDALPQSNAA, from the coding sequence ATGTCTGGCGTAACGATTGAACAACTTCGCGACCTACACCGCCCCTTCCCTGCCGAGGCCATCCACTGGCGCGCGCAGATGGTGACGAAGGCTCGCCAGTCCGATGGCTATGCAGCCTTGGCGCTAGCCTATCTGGACGCCCGTGATGTGATGGACAGGCTGGATCAGGTCTGCACTCCCGCCAATTGGCAGAGCGAGCATTTCGACGCGGGCAATGGCCGGATGGGGTGCCGCATTGGCATCCTCATCAATGACGCTTGGGTCTGGAAGTCGGACGGCGCAGGAGACACGGACATCGAGGCCGAAAAGGGCGCGTTCTCCGGCGCTCTCAAGCGAGCAGCGGTATCTTGGGGCATCGGGCGATACCTCTACGACCTCGGAAACGTGTGGGTGCCGTGTGACGCATATGAGCAGGGCGGCAAACCGAAGTTCAAGAAGTTCGTGGCCGATCCTTGGGCGCACGTAAAGAACGCAGCCGCATTCCTTCCCAAGCCGAAAGCAGCGGACGCGAAATCCCACTTGGATGCGCTTCCGCAATCGAACGCCGCATAG
- a CDS encoding siphovirus Gp157 family protein gives MADYLALDVRQLEREIGSLLEAYPELADDEELRADVLEGETDLEHIASRIVRRRNLARANVSGIKEVMADFKERQERFQRQEDAMKAMLKRILSLAGTDKLTLPEATISISKPRESVEVLDVEALPQGYFKTIRQADKTAIGEALKAGEAIPGAALVLGEPGLTIRSR, from the coding sequence ATGGCCGATTATCTCGCATTGGATGTTCGGCAGCTTGAGCGTGAAATCGGCTCTCTGCTCGAAGCGTATCCAGAACTGGCCGACGACGAAGAACTGCGCGCCGATGTGCTGGAGGGGGAAACCGACCTTGAGCATATCGCCAGCAGGATCGTTCGCCGCCGCAATCTGGCCCGCGCCAACGTCTCCGGCATCAAGGAAGTGATGGCCGACTTCAAGGAGCGGCAGGAGCGGTTCCAGCGGCAGGAGGATGCCATGAAGGCAATGCTTAAGCGCATCCTCTCTCTGGCTGGCACAGACAAGCTCACGCTGCCCGAGGCGACCATTTCCATCTCCAAGCCTCGCGAGAGCGTGGAAGTGCTGGACGTGGAAGCTCTCCCGCAGGGTTATTTCAAAACCATCCGCCAAGCCGACAAGACGGCCATCGGCGAAGCGCTAAAGGCGGGAGAGGCAATCCCCGGCGCTGCCTTGGTCTTGGGCGAGCCCGGACTGACGATAAGGAGCCGGTGA
- a CDS encoding helix-turn-helix transcriptional regulator, whose protein sequence is MSYTSQTDIGLYEPVDGAKVDFATLKYMAALSRHHAHDCLVDAFVRSGISQSELAHRVGYDKSRVSRLLNTPANLTVETLGEMLFAIDGSSPVYGCKNYLREAPRNQCEPEWLAIPQGTLTKHNVVMSSAPGAARQVKKFTVRAPK, encoded by the coding sequence TTGAGCTATACCTCTCAGACAGATATCGGCTTGTATGAACCTGTCGACGGGGCGAAGGTGGACTTCGCGACGCTGAAATACATGGCGGCGCTGTCGCGCCATCATGCCCACGATTGCCTCGTCGACGCTTTTGTTCGCAGTGGGATTTCTCAATCCGAACTCGCGCACCGCGTGGGTTACGACAAGTCACGCGTCTCGCGTCTCCTTAATACCCCGGCCAACCTCACGGTTGAGACGCTAGGCGAGATGCTGTTTGCCATCGACGGGAGCAGCCCCGTGTACGGGTGTAAGAACTATCTTCGGGAAGCACCCCGCAACCAATGTGAGCCCGAATGGCTGGCGATACCACAAGGCACATTAACCAAGCATAACGTCGTCATGTCGTCTGCGCCTGGGGCCGCGCGCCAGGTTAAGAAGTTTACTGTAAGGGCGCCGAAGTGA
- a CDS encoding S24 family peptidase: MDTTPESITRYVRSLRERAGLSMAAMAKAMGYRNASSYQRYEDANAYSGGHLKRDLVAKLDRALVGKGTPAITEAEVWELAGPEFAEVRELSYVRNEDEEPETSEDYAQGYTRDHWEPKFPGALPELDISAGAGEGKIGNVIVLPLDGGGISAHEVVDEWPLPMTWLHEAVNDVSQSLVVKVVGESMVPNYLPGDRVIVDLSQDRFMNDSVYLISDGEGAPQIKRLQRVPLSVPTRVTIISDNPAYRDHEVEVDLLRIHGRVCAHVGRR; the protein is encoded by the coding sequence ATGGACACGACGCCGGAATCAATCACCCGATACGTGAGGTCGCTGCGCGAGCGCGCGGGCCTGAGCATGGCCGCTATGGCGAAGGCTATGGGGTACCGCAATGCGTCGAGCTACCAGCGGTATGAAGACGCCAACGCCTATTCGGGCGGCCACCTAAAACGTGATCTGGTGGCGAAACTAGACCGTGCGCTTGTTGGGAAAGGCACCCCAGCGATAACGGAGGCCGAGGTCTGGGAGCTGGCCGGGCCGGAATTTGCTGAGGTCCGGGAACTCTCCTATGTCCGCAACGAGGACGAAGAGCCAGAAACCTCAGAGGATTACGCGCAGGGTTATACCCGCGACCATTGGGAACCGAAATTTCCCGGTGCTCTGCCCGAGCTCGACATCTCCGCTGGCGCAGGCGAAGGCAAGATCGGCAATGTGATCGTGCTCCCCCTCGACGGCGGCGGAATATCGGCCCACGAGGTGGTGGACGAATGGCCCCTGCCCATGACCTGGCTGCACGAGGCGGTCAACGATGTGAGCCAGTCGCTCGTGGTCAAGGTCGTCGGGGAATCGATGGTGCCCAACTACCTGCCCGGCGATCGCGTCATTGTGGATCTGAGCCAAGACCGGTTCATGAATGACAGCGTCTACCTAATCAGCGACGGTGAAGGCGCACCCCAGATCAAGCGATTGCAGCGCGTACCGCTATCGGTGCCAACGCGGGTAACGATTATCAGCGATAACCCCGCCTACAGAGATCATGAGGTCGAGGTGGATTTGCTGCGCATCCATGGTCGGGTGTGCGCGCATGTGGGGCGGCGATGA
- a CDS encoding carph-isopro domain-containing protein — MKISAAEYVIDLFGGLTATANILGKPVTTVQGWKDRGRIPTDHWPEIIKAADKRGKTLGVEDFIKTHRKRTAPKKEGEAA; from the coding sequence ATGAAAATCTCTGCCGCCGAATATGTGATTGACCTCTTTGGAGGGTTGACCGCTACGGCCAACATCCTCGGGAAGCCCGTCACCACTGTTCAGGGATGGAAGGATAGGGGGCGTATCCCCACCGACCACTGGCCAGAGATCATCAAGGCTGCAGATAAGCGCGGGAAGACCCTGGGTGTCGAGGATTTCATCAAAACTCATCGCAAGCGGACCGCCCCCAAGAAAGAAGGGGAGGCGGCATGA
- a CDS encoding GapR family DNA-binding domain-containing protein: MSTSVADEIIQSGYRRWLNLEEAKKAVSDDLKELMAELKGQGLDPKVARAAFRRQRDSEDARKVAADEEFEALVDLYLASLARDARKEAA, from the coding sequence ATGAGCACCTCCGTTGCCGACGAGATCATCCAATCCGGTTACCGCCGCTGGCTCAATCTTGAGGAAGCGAAAAAGGCCGTCTCTGACGACCTGAAAGAGCTTATGGCCGAGTTGAAGGGGCAGGGGCTCGACCCCAAGGTTGCCCGTGCCGCGTTCCGCCGTCAGCGCGACAGCGAGGACGCGCGGAAGGTTGCCGCCGACGAGGAATTCGAGGCGCTGGTTGACCTCTATCTGGCCAGCCTCGCGCGTGACGCGCGTAAGGAGGCCGCGTGA
- a CDS encoding endonuclease, with product MTMHSGIVAAVTLPWPSSDLSPNSRLHWARKSRVAKKARNDARLLCLAEGIRGLGWDRARVSVTFHAPDNRRRDSDNLLSSLKSALDGIADATGIDDSRWSLQIERGEIVPGGSVVVRLSPIGGAE from the coding sequence GTGACTATGCATTCCGGCATCGTCGCCGCTGTCACGCTTCCGTGGCCGTCAAGCGATCTCTCCCCCAACTCCCGCCTCCATTGGGCACGTAAATCCCGTGTAGCCAAGAAGGCCCGTAACGATGCCCGCTTGCTCTGTCTGGCAGAAGGCATCCGTGGCCTTGGCTGGGACCGCGCCCGGGTGTCGGTCACGTTCCACGCACCGGACAACCGCCGCAGGGATAGCGACAACCTTCTTTCCTCTCTCAAGAGCGCACTGGATGGGATCGCAGACGCCACCGGTATCGACGACTCCCGTTGGTCTCTCCAGATCGAGCGCGGGGAGATTGTTCCTGGTGGATCCGTTGTCGTCCGCCTTTCGCCTATCGGGGGTGCGGAATGA
- a CDS encoding helix-turn-helix domain-containing protein has product MTEIMTPRQCFSQIIDEIATKRGLHRRDILSRHREKPIAHARQEAMTSVRDRLGWSYARIARAIGLDESSVRQGVKTFRERQAGDARVAAGLPREWNYGQERKENKSIVQRSAESVKRAEKWDRFEPSKIVVAGRKSLGGVPRRHQPEPVLAHRTSFNAER; this is encoded by the coding sequence ATGACTGAGATCATGACCCCGCGCCAGTGCTTTTCCCAGATCATTGACGAGATCGCTACCAAGCGCGGCTTGCATCGGCGCGACATCTTAAGCCGTCATCGTGAAAAGCCGATAGCACACGCCCGCCAAGAGGCAATGACATCGGTGAGAGACCGTCTTGGTTGGTCCTATGCGCGAATTGCCCGCGCAATCGGCCTTGATGAATCCAGCGTTCGGCAAGGCGTGAAGACATTCCGCGAGCGCCAAGCTGGCGATGCTCGCGTTGCGGCCGGCCTTCCGAGAGAATGGAATTACGGACAAGAACGAAAAGAAAACAAATCGATTGTGCAAAGGTCGGCGGAAAGTGTGAAACGCGCTGAGAAATGGGATAGATTCGAGCCATCAAAGATCGTGGTGGCGGGGCGAAAATCTCTTGGCGGAGTGCCCCGCCGCCACCAGCCCGAACCGGTGTTAGCGCACCGGACCAGTTTCAATGCCGAACGATAG